A single window of Pseudoduganella plicata DNA harbors:
- a CDS encoding sensor histidine kinase, translated as MRPSSLLLGAAVLLALRLAVRLTPCRRTPAEEREADARARLAGRRATDYALENIREEERTHIARELHDDLGQLLATLRVDMTLLRQQPVANEATRELLTGMDERLMSAITSLRRIAGNLRPRALDEGGLYFALQSLRHDFEQHHGVACVLDARECELVLNDRYSTAIFRIVQESLTNIARHANARKVRIALRRGSGLLHVTIEDDGRGIARSDMEKPQSFGLLGMRERVWAIRGDITITGNARGTRIAIHLPLPE; from the coding sequence ATGCGACCATCGTCACTTCTGCTGGGAGCGGCTGTGCTGCTGGCGCTCCGGCTGGCCGTGCGCCTGACGCCGTGCCGGCGCACGCCAGCCGAAGAGCGCGAAGCGGACGCACGGGCCCGCCTGGCGGGCCGCCGTGCCACCGACTATGCGCTGGAAAACATCCGAGAGGAAGAACGCACCCATATCGCGCGCGAGCTGCATGACGACCTGGGCCAGCTGCTGGCCACGCTGCGCGTCGACATGACCCTGCTGCGGCAACAGCCCGTGGCGAACGAAGCCACGCGTGAGCTGCTAACGGGAATGGACGAACGGCTGATGTCGGCCATCACCTCGCTGCGCCGCATCGCCGGCAACCTGCGCCCGCGCGCGCTGGACGAAGGCGGGCTGTACTTCGCGCTGCAGTCGCTGCGCCACGATTTCGAACAGCACCACGGCGTCGCCTGCGTGCTCGACGCGCGCGAATGCGAACTGGTACTGAACGACCGCTACAGCACGGCCATCTTCCGCATCGTGCAGGAATCGCTCACCAATATCGCCCGGCACGCCAACGCGCGCAAGGTGCGCATCGCGCTGCGCCGCGGCAGTGGCCTGCTGCACGTGACGATCGAGGACGATGGCCGCGGCATTGCCCGGTCGGACATGGAGAAACCGCAGTCGTTCGGGCTGCTGGGAATGCGCGAGCGCGTCTGGGCCATCCGCGGCGACATTACCATCACGGGCAATGCGCGGGGCACGCGCATTGCCATCCACCTCCCCTTGCCGGAGTGA